The sequence CCCGGGGTCCTGCTCAACCCCACACGTCTGGGATGGGTGGACGCATGGCAGGAGATGGGCGCGCCGATCCAGGTGATCCCGGAGGGCGAAGCCGGCGGGGAACCGGTGGGGCGCCTGCAGGCCACGGCGGCCAGCCGCCTGCAGGCGATCGAAATCACAGGGGCCATGGTTCCCCGGATGATCGATGAGTTCCCCATCTTCGCCGTGGTCGCCACCCAGGCGGAGGGGATCACCCGGGTCCGCGATGCGGCGGAATTGCGCGTCAAGGAAAGCGACCGCATCGCCGCCATCGCCATGGAACTGCGCCGTATGGGCGCGCGGATCGAGGAGCATCCGGATGGCTTCACCGTCTATGGGCCCACTCCTTTGCGCGGGGCCGTTGTCCACAGCCATGGGGATCATCGCTTAGCTATGGCCCTCACGGTCGCCGGGTTGATCGCCGATGGGGAAACCCTCGTGGAGGATGCGGCCTGCATCGCCGACAGCTTCCCGGGTTTCGTGGAAACCATTCAGGCCCTCGGCGCGGAGATCGAGGTAGAGGCCGTTTACGAATGAAGGTGCGAGCGCCCGGGAAGAGGAGTTATGGTTCCTGAAACAGGCCCGCAGGGGCCGTCGGTGGAACCAGGATTCGCAGGGATCGGGGGACGACCTCGAAGGCCATGGGGGTATAGCCAATGGGTTCCCCATCCACCTGGACCGGGACAACCGGGCGGGTCTCGACGACCACGTGACGCCCGACGAAGAATTTGACCGCCGGATCCTGGAGATGGCGCCCCCCGAAGACGTTGAAGAAATGGCGGATCGCCCACGGCAGCCCCATCCCCCGAAACACGCAAATGTTGAGATATCCATCGTCCAGCACGGCCTGGGGGGCGATGCGCACCAGGCCCCCATACAGCTGGGCGTTCGCCACCAGAACCACCAGGGTGCGCCCCTTCACCCGGCGGCGGCCATCCACGATGACCGTGGCCCGCATGGCCGGGAAATCCCTGGCGATCATGGCGGCGGCGATCAGGTAAGCCAGGGCCCCCAAACGCTTGGTGTTCCGGGTCCGGGGTTCCATCTGCTGGGCCACCTGCGCATCCAGACCGATGCCCGCCCACAGAAGGAAGTAACGACCGTTGGCCCTCCCCACGTCAATCGTATGTTCCCGCGCGGCCTCCAGGAGATGCGCAGCCACCTGAATCCGAAGCGGATGGACGAGAGGGTAAACCGGGAGGCCCAGCTGCCTGGCCCATACGTTGCCAGTCCCCACCGGCAGGACGCCCAGAGCGGCCGGCATTCCGACCAGGCCGTTCGCCACCTCGTTGACGGTGCCGTCTCCCCCCGCGGCGATCACCCATTCGAATCCCTCCAGGGCAGCCTCGTGGGCCAGATCGGTAGCCATCCCCGGACGCTCCGTGATCCGTAGGAGGACGGACCATCCGCGCTCCTCCTGCCATTTACGGGCCACCGCCTGGACCTCCCGAAGCATCTCCCGGGGGCCGGCGGCCGGATTGTAGATGATCATGACGTGTCTGGAGCGAGCCATCGTCCCTTCCCCTGTCGGGCAACTGCCCGCAGTTGCCCTACGATCTCCCTCAGCGGGGATGGGAAGATCGTCCCTTCCGCCGTCCGGAGGCCTGCGGGGATTTCCCCGGCCCAGGAGCGACTCCCTCTTCTCCCTCCTCGGTTGCGATCCGCTCCAGCTCGACCAGCCGGCGAAGCCTGGCCTCCGGTGGGGTTTCCGCCAGCTCGATCATCCGCAATTGTTCGCGCAGTTCGAAGATCTGATCCCGCAGGGCAGCCGCCTTCTCGAACTCCAGGGCCTGAGCGGCCCGCTTCATCTCTTTCTCCAGCGCCCGGATGAGGCGCTGCAACTCGTCCTTCGGCATCGTCCATCGTTGTTCGGGCGCCCCCTGCTCCTCGGCCACCATCTCCCGCACCCGATCCGTGAGATCCCGCACGGCCTTCACAATCGAGCGGGGCTCGATCCCGTGGGCCCGGTTATACGCTTCCTGGATCGCCCGCCGGCGGTTGGTTTCCTCGATCGCCCGGCGCATGGAATCGGTGATCGTATCCGCGTAGAGGATGGCCGTCCCGTTCACATGGCGGGCTGCCCGCCCGATGGTCTGGATCAGTGCCGTCTCGCTGCGCAGGAAGCCCTCCTTGTCAGCATCCAGGACCGCCACCAGGGAGACCTCGGGGAGATCCAGCCCTTCGCGCAACAGATTGATCCCCACGACCACATCGTAAACCCCCAGCCGGAGATCCCGCAGGATCTCCACCCGCTCCAGGGTCTCGATGTCCGCGTGGAGATAATGGGTGCGGATCCCCATTTCGTTCAGGTAATCGGAGATCTCCTCCGCCAGGCGCTTCGTGAGGGTGGTGACCAGCGCCCGTTCGCCCCGGGCGACGCGTTTGCGGATCTCGCCGATGAGATCCTCGATCTGGCCTTTGGTCGGCCGCACCTCCACCACCGGATCCAGAATGCCGGTCGGGCGGATCAGCTGCTCGACCACCTGCTCGGACTTCTCCAGCTCATAGGGCCCGGGGGTGGCGGACATGAAGATCACCTGGCGGACCCGCTGTTCGAATTCCTCAAAGGTGAGCGGCCGGTTGTCCAGCGCCGATGGAAGCCGGAACCCGTATTCCACCAGGGTCTCCTTCCGGGAGCGATCGCCGTGATACATCCCGCGCAACTGTGGGATGGTCATATGGGATTCATCGATGACCACCAGAAAATCATCCGGGAAGTAGTCCAGAAGGGTCCAGGGCGGCTCGCCGGGCGCCCGCCCGTCCAGATGGCGGGAGTAGTTCTCAATGCCGTGGCAGTAGCCCACCTCGCGGAGCATCTCCAGGTCATACAGGGTGCGCTGGCGGAGCCGCTCCGCTTCCAGGAGCTTCCCCTGGGATCGAAGCTCCTCCAGCCGCTCATGCAACTCCTGTTCGATGGAGGCGATCGCCCGACGCAGCTTCTCCTCGGGGGTCACGAAGTGCTTGGCCGGATAGATCTCCACGGTTTCATGGAGACGGAGAACCTCCCCGGTGAGCGGGTCGAACTCCACGAGGCGCTCGATCTCATCCCCCCAGAACTCAATCCGGATCGCCGTATCCTGATAAGCGGGGAAGACATCCACCGTATCCCCGCGGACCCGGAAGGTCCCCCGTCGGAAATCCACATCGTTGCGCGCATACTGGATGTCCACGAGGTGGCGCAACAGGTTATCGCGGCGGCGGACCTGGCCACGCTGCAGTCGGATGACCACCTGGCCCCAATCGTGGGGGTTGCCAATGCCGTA comes from Thermoflexus sp. and encodes:
- a CDS encoding diacylglycerol kinase family protein — encoded protein: MARSRHVMIIYNPAAGPREMLREVQAVARKWQEERGWSVLLRITERPGMATDLAHEAALEGFEWVIAAGGDGTVNEVANGLVGMPAALGVLPVGTGNVWARQLGLPVYPLVHPLRIQVAAHLLEAAREHTIDVGRANGRYFLLWAGIGLDAQVAQQMEPRTRNTKRLGALAYLIAAAMIARDFPAMRATVIVDGRRRVKGRTLVVLVANAQLYGGLVRIAPQAVLDDGYLNICVFRGMGLPWAIRHFFNVFGGRHLQDPAVKFFVGRHVVVETRPVVPVQVDGEPIGYTPMAFEVVPRSLRILVPPTAPAGLFQEP
- the uvrB gene encoding excinuclease ABC subunit UvrB, with the protein product MERFQLVAPFEPTGDQPQAIEKLVEGLRKGYRYQTLLGATGTGKTFTIAHVIARIQKPTLVISHNKTLAAQLYAEFREFFPHNAVEYFVSYYDYYQPEAYIPQTDTYIEKETSINEEIERLRLAATQALFTRRDVIIVASVSCIYGIGNPHDWGQVVIRLQRGQVRRRDNLLRHLVDIQYARNDVDFRRGTFRVRGDTVDVFPAYQDTAIRIEFWGDEIERLVEFDPLTGEVLRLHETVEIYPAKHFVTPEEKLRRAIASIEQELHERLEELRSQGKLLEAERLRQRTLYDLEMLREVGYCHGIENYSRHLDGRAPGEPPWTLLDYFPDDFLVVIDESHMTIPQLRGMYHGDRSRKETLVEYGFRLPSALDNRPLTFEEFEQRVRQVIFMSATPGPYELEKSEQVVEQLIRPTGILDPVVEVRPTKGQIEDLIGEIRKRVARGERALVTTLTKRLAEEISDYLNEMGIRTHYLHADIETLERVEILRDLRLGVYDVVVGINLLREGLDLPEVSLVAVLDADKEGFLRSETALIQTIGRAARHVNGTAILYADTITDSMRRAIEETNRRRAIQEAYNRAHGIEPRSIVKAVRDLTDRVREMVAEEQGAPEQRWTMPKDELQRLIRALEKEMKRAAQALEFEKAAALRDQIFELREQLRMIELAETPPEARLRRLVELERIATEEGEEGVAPGPGKSPQASGRRKGRSSHPR